The Natronogracilivirga saccharolytica region GGCCGCCTGGCTGATCCCATGCTCACGGCACAAATCCGAGACCTTGCGGCCTTTCTCGTTCTCAGAGAGCATGTTGAGTATCTGAGTTTCGCTGTGTTTTGACTTTTTCATAGTACCCCAATGTACGTTTTTTTCTATTTATGTGTGTTTCGATTATTGGGGAAGCTTTCAATCTCCTCACAGAGTTGCAATTATAACTCACTGCGACCCCACAGTTTACTGGATGGATTAACACCGAATCAGTTTTCCGAAAAACAGTTTGAAGCAGCGCCACTTACGTCCGATTCTCTACTTTT contains the following coding sequences:
- a CDS encoding transposase, with amino-acid sequence MKKSKHSETQILNMLSENEKGRKVSDLCREHGISQAA